ACCCTCATCAGACAGGGAGTCATAGCTACCTCTGCCTTATGGCTCATATGGAAGTGAGCTGGGCTCGTAGGCACCATATTACCACGTATGGTAAATTATGACCATCTTAATTGATGCTCTCAACCCATGATTCAGAGATCATATAATTGGGTTTGGAATCTTCTAAAGAATCCTTATATATATAAGAATGACAtatgattttaacgaatcacttctgccaggagtgttaacatgttttaagatgttaacagggatttgaatcttttaaacgggtcttaccatcttggcccggtctttCAATTGACTCGAGGGCTAGGTTTCACACTTAAGattcttaattaatatttaaatagGCAGATTATTTTCAATAGGAATGAATATAAATTAATTATGCACATAAGGCAaacatgaaatttttttttttttaacacaaaCATTCCATTAATTATACATAggttacacgctgccctaaacgggtcttttcaAACAACATttacccacgcaggggtttaaACAAATacttgcccacgcaggggctcaATAACacacatacccacgcaggggtttaaTAGCAacacatgcccacgcaggggcctAATAACATAatagtccacgcagggacttacaCAATAAAATACCCTCGCAGGGGTTGACAGAAAGATagacccacgcaggggtcaaattaaacatacatacctacatacatacccacgcaggggtttatACAATAAgatatgcccacgcaggggcttaaCAACAGTTGGAAGGAGTCAGCGGTCCTTCTTGCTCTTCCCTTTGATCAAGCTTGTCAGTCCCTGGAAGAACGTTTCTCGCTCCCTTCGCTCCCTGTGAAATTCTCGCTCTACATAGTCCAATCTTTGCAGAATTTCTTCATGCTCTGGTGGGGAGAACCTTGGTGGTTGCGATTGTGCCCGAACAATAGGTCTGGGAGGTATCGGGTACCCACGAGTTGGGTATCCTACTCCCCATGGATCTCCATAGGGTCCTTGAGTGTTATAGTTAGCCGTTACCATGTACGGGTCTGCTTCGGCATAGTTGTAGTTGTTGTGCACTGGCGGTTCGAACGGGTTATACGCCATGGAACTCGTGTATGCcggaattgggttatcaaaacccatagGCGGGGGTTGCGGTGCAACTGGTTGCGAAGGCCCACCCATTTGTGGATCTTCTTGatgtggcgggtagtggctggcACTTGATTGGCGTGGAGAACTAAAATGAAAGTCTCCTGTTCGCACAGACATGCGCGCTCcggttctcctacgccttggtggtTGCGGGGGTGccggttgaactggtggcggaggaggtggtggcgtgactgccacgaacCTTGGATCCTCAGGGGAAtcttgttgctgctgttgctgctgctgaggcggCGAATGGCGAGGAGGCGTATAGTACCATTCGTGCCTGGTAAACATGGCTTGAAAGCTATCAGGACCAACATAGGGCGATCCGTGAAAGGAAGATCCGTCAgagatctctatcgggtggtttggtgtgcCACTGGCAGGCTCGAcagggtccgtatcctcgtccatgtcgtCCGCATGATCTCCAGAGAAATGATCTTCTGGACCTAATGGGTTAAAATTTCCTGGTTCTTGTAGGAAGTTTGCCGGGTTAAACCGGCCCCTAAAAACTGGTGTAGGGTCACCGAAGGAGTTGTGCGATAAGGATCGCTGTAATGGTATGTATGAAGGTTGAGGGTTGCTGGCCTCGTAATCCGATCGTGGCCCATAAGGGTTAGGAGGTGTTGAACTGTGTGAGACCGACCGTCGAGCTGGCTCAAAGCGGTTCCTCCGGTTCTGCTGGGGATCGTCACTCTCCGTGGTGGATGGAGCTCTCGCATTCGAGGGTCCAGCTTCATCATTATTGGGGGCGGTGATTGGCCCCTTGCCCCTTCCTCTTCTCCTGAAGAATCTTGGCGGCATTTTTGGCAATTCCTGTCAATATGGCATGAGATAACCAAACAAAATATATGCAAAAATAAAGGTCAAATTAATAGCAGAATTTGTCCTAGGTTTTAAGTCTAGACTCAAAGTTTAGAATTGTGCAATTGTGTagctgagattaaacacaaa
Above is a window of Helianthus annuus cultivar XRQ/B chromosome 14, HanXRQr2.0-SUNRISE, whole genome shotgun sequence DNA encoding:
- the LOC110907252 gene encoding extensin-like, giving the protein MPPRFFRRRGRGKGPITAPNNDEAGPSNARAPSTTESDDPQQNRRNRFEPARRSVSHSSTPPNPYGPRSDYEASNPQPSYIPLQRSLSHNSFGDPTPVFRGRFNPANFLQEPGNFNPLGPEDHFSGDHADDMDEDTDPVEPASGTPNHPIEISDGSSFHGSPYVGPDSFQAMFTRHEWYYTPPRHSPPQQQQQQQQDSPEDPRFVAVTPPPPPPPVQPAPPQPPRRRRTGARMSVRTGDFHFSSPRQSSASHYPPHQEDPQMGGPSQPVAPQPPPMGFDNPIPAYTSSMAYNPFEPPVHNNYNYAEADPYMVTANYNTQGPYGDPWGVGYPTRGYPIPPRPIVRAQSQPPRFSPPEHEEILQRLDYVEREFHRERRERETFFQGLTSLIKGKSKKDR